The Macrobrachium nipponense isolate FS-2020 chromosome 8, ASM1510439v2, whole genome shotgun sequence nucleotide sequence ttttttttttcttcctaggTATGCAAGCCAAACCACCATTACAGTATATGTAGGAGTATTCCTCAGTGCAGTCTGGAATTGGTCACTGAAACTTTATAACAAAAATAGTTGACAGGCATTTATAGAGGGTGAATGGGAAATACTGAACACTCACTCACCTGCATCACCAAGCACTTTTTTCTTTGGCATCAGGGACAAAGTAGTGTGGTTGAGACAGGAAATACATACCCCTAGgaaaatatgtttatttgtttctacAGAAATACAAACCATTGCTTTTTATAAAGGAACTTACTCCTTAGGTGAAAATGTCACTTTCCAGGTCATTATATGAGTAGGGGAGCAATGACTCTAATCTACTACTTGATCTGGCATATGAATGATAAAGCTATAACACACTGAGCTCAAGCGAGTGTGTTTGGACTCTCACTCAAATATGAAAATCCTTGGAAAAACAAGTACAACCCCTTTGCAGTTGCACAAGTCAGAGGGCACCTATGTCTTCTGACCAATATAATTAATGACTTTGGAATATAACTACTATTCACCCCAGACCTCTTGTTAATATTAAGGGTGCAGATACTCACATCTTATCTGCAGAAGCTCTAGGACTGGTTTCTTGACTGAGTAACCATCTGAATACATGCCCAGTCCAGCATGTACTAAGAATGAGCTGTTGCCCTGTAGAGTGAGGAAGATAGAAAAATGGAGACAAGCCAGTTACTTTACCATTTGACCACAGACTTATGGCCTCCTGATACCTTAGGTAGAATGATTTTCTGCCCAAAAGAAGCAGTGATTACACAACCTCTTGAGCAACCACAATAGGTCCTAAAAAAGGTATGGGCACCTGTGGGTGACATCCCTTAGGGGTAGTGAGGAAAAGGTGATTTGATGCTTCATGTTGCCAGGAAGTTTTTCCAAAATGTTCAGGACAGTTCAAAAGCCCTTGACTTAACGAGTTTGTGCGTATAGTCATTTGATACATCACATACCAACAAAAAAAGGTTCCTAGATACCCACTTCTTGTGTATGCTGGTAATAGCATGAGGCGCTGTCACAATGGCCTGAGAGGCTGGGTCTTACTACGGCTCATACCAAGCAAGGCCTCTCATCTTGGCTACCAGCAAGGTCccaaagagaggaaataaaaaatatcttatatCTCTCATCAGAACTGAGTCTTGAGTTTCTCCATCAAACCCAAGAATTAATGAACATGAGAGATTCCAAGCCTTCAAGTACTGGATGAGATGGGCATGTTACTTGCCAGGCCCATGACCTACTGAACATAAGCTCTAActagggagggaaaaaaaaaagacctgtcTGTGTCAAGAATTATAGATGTTCAACTTTCCAAGGTTAGGAACCAGAAAAATGGGAAACCAAAAGAAGCTATCTGGATATCTGAGCCCCATAGTGATATATGCATGGTTGACTACTTGGTGGGATAGGGTACGCGAAGGAAAGGTGCAGCCATACAGAATATTCCAGGCTTGCTAAATGGCATCCTCCAGGGCAATTCAGGGATCTGACAATGGAAAGCACAACCGCAGGAGCTCCCTGCTTAGTCACTTGATGAGCAGGTTGATCACTGGTGATTTAGAGCTTAAATAGCCTTCTCTATATAAAGAAACCAGTTGAGCTGGTCTGTCAAAGCATTCCTCACTCCCAAAATATACCTGGATAGTCGCTCGAAGGCATGGTGAATTGTACATTTGTGCATCTACTTTGCATGTCAAAGGTGAAGGGAAATAATGATCCTGTTGTtgctcattatcattattatgtgaTCTACCAAAATAATCCTGGAAGGCTTGCAGGGTTAGTGGTGCTGCTTGCTTTTCCAAAATGTTGATATTCATAAAAGATTGCCCTCTCCATGCAAGGTCCTCTGTGATCTCCCCACTAAATGTATGAGCTGGGAAGGATGATCTCTTGAAGTTGATTATTGATGCTTCAGGTGTCACTGAAACAAGTTCAAGGGAAGATGCCTGTATAGAATTAATTTTCCCAAGTGTGGCAACAGAAAATGGTAGTAGGTAGCATGGCAAGGGTAGGTTTATCAATCAACTCTCTGACCGTAACCCCTATCAGCTGAAAGAGCAGTGTACATAATGAAGGAGCTGGGAGAGGTTAATGGTGGGGAGGAGGGAGTGGTAGGCTAACACTAGTCACATTCCTCCTCTACCGAAAATTTCCGACAACTGCAGATCCTACCCCTACAAAGGAACAGTAATGGTGGGGATTCAATTAAACAGAGTGCTTGGAGGGCCATATACATTTGCCCAAACTTTTCACACCTTTGTTATGTTCATTTTTCACATTGAAAGTAACCAAACACTTGACAAAGCCAAAAGAAAAAGTACTTGATGATGATAGGTGAATGACAGTTTTCAGCCACTTTCCTTACTTCCATTTAGCTACCTATTTATCAAGTTTGTGAACAATGCCAGCTTGCAGAGGAATACTCCAACATAAAAGGCAATTGTGAATTTCCttaaaaacttattatatttGCAGAAAAAATATGTATCTGTTTTATAAATTTGTAAAGATTCATGGTTACTTAACCTGAAACAAAGCAACAAGATTTTTATAGTCTTGACCACAGCAGTAAAAGTACTTGACTACAATTGTATGAAATGCCAAACCTACCTGAGGCCATAAAAACCATTAGGGAATTCAAGAAAATGGCCCGAGACACCATTATAACATAATACAGATACCTTTGACACAAGCTTTTCAATGACCATAACATAAAACCTCATAATCATCACTGCAAATAGTTCCAAGGTATATACTTAATACTGTACCCTGtactaataaaagaaaatgctatttacaaataaaaaataaaaattaaaagtaacaaataaaacTTCTGAGCATGAAATGTAAGTCACATACAGGAAGATCATATCCTGGAATGAAAGTTTAATATATTCACCTACACTTGGCAGTATTAGTGTACTTTCTGGAAAACTCCATAGCTAAGTCcagaaattcttttttaaatttcaatactTCTTAAAAGTGTCCACCGTGCTGTTTTAGGAAACCCATACTTACCAGATAATACAGTACAAGGCTTTGgaattgtatataaatacacaatgaaAAATCTGTTTAACATTTTGGTAGGCAGCTATGGTTATGTTGTGAAATGATTTTATTGCCTGATATTCTTTAAAAGTGATCAAATAACAAGtgacatttgttttttatttatcaatttatcataGTTGAAAGCATTAATACTATACTTTGAATAGTCCATATTGTTATGGCCTCCTAAAGATATAAGGGAAGAATGAGATTATCAGTGGTAAGATTTTCATGCAATGTATACTATGAGACCTACGATACTGAATTTTtgtgaaaaagataaataattccgAGTCAGTGAAAATGTTCCTAAATAAGAAAATTGTTTCTTTAATCAAATTTATACTACATGCAGGGTTTCCTATTGCAAAATATTAAATAACTATAGTCTGAATACTTCCCAATACTGTATAGATATGCTGGcaattcaaattttaaaaaaaattcatacctgATAATAAAACCATCCATAAAAATTGTAATGTTCTCATAAGCCATTCAAAACTCAGGcagtaatcataataacaatagtatATACTATGGAATAGAGCCCTTACAGTACTTCCCCTCTTCTTTGTACTTCTAGATGTCAGCTCAGTTTCAATATGAACATAGTGAGAAAAACAGGACACCAACACTCAGCAGTAAGAAGGCTACACTCACTGTACTTGTAGAAGCACTGTTGCAACGTTCATCAAAATCACAGAAACAGAATGTGACGTTCTTATAATGTttcctgaaagataaaaaaaatatatttatacacacacaccacacacacacacacacatatatatatatatatatatatatatatatatatatatatatatatatatatatatatatatatatatatatatatatatagtaatattatataagaataaaaacaacagGGTGACCACCAAAACCTCAAGTTTCAGCATCAAGAGCATTGTACATGTAGATATGAATTAAGAACATTAACAGTGGGTACACAACATCCctaaaaaggatattattataaaaggGTGTCATTATGATTATTAGGTAGTTTAATCAGATCACTGTGATAATTCATTTAGCTCTCATATTGCTGGCCAAAATTATTTATCTGTACTAATGATAAAGTTTACCGAGATTCACAGCcagtgtcccggtgtttttccggaataacatTTTATCAatgtacctgacaaagatgacactgtcacagggtatcttgcatccctacctaattttttactgtattctgtattacgaaagttgcataattctggtaattataagagtaacaccaacttcttgtagacattgccagcaaactcagaggaatgtctttcaaaaatataatgacgtaacttatgatgtcattaacttgcctcctcgatggatgattggctattattgaaaaagtctcaacctctggcaacaatgaaatacaaccaatactccttgtttaaactttgtagtagttgtagtagtcgTAGTaatcatttacctgttcaagcttatgtAGGGTATtccacgggcctcctcactttCAAACCATCGTGCATGCAAGttgaatcacaaaagctgtccggCAACCAcagggacaatgacttatcatagccgccattctcgAAGCCTTGACAAGGCACCAACATTCATTCAGAATTACAGAGACAGCTGATTGtcatcatcaccttgtgggaggagtcggcACGTCGTATCTTTACGTCACATATAATTTTGAACCCATACATTACAGTGTTCCATAACTGGCTTTGGcggctttattttactcttatgaataattatacttttttctaatataagtaatgaagaatgctgccaaaaattaggtagggatgtaaagtatactatggctaagtaatatctttgacAAATGCACAGAAATAAGTTATtctggaaaaacaccgggacaaaggctctgaatctcatagtagatttcatttattaaatacAGCTCTTTGAAAATCTTACAATttggttattgttgttgttgttattatgatcatcattcatggttttttttatctattattaagtgtatatataaaacaagataaGTTGGAAAGCTGAATCTGTGAAAATCAGACCAAAAGATGGCTATTTGTAAGGGGAATAAGTAATAAacactataaattatatatatacctcctgTGATCTATCTCATCTACTGATGGGAATATATAATGTCCCAACTGTGGGTCAGCTGCAGCAGGACGACATCCTTCGTACCGATCCGCAGGAATATCTCTTCTGTGTCCTTCCAGATAACTGAGACAGTCTCTTATCACCATCAGTTCAGCTGTGACAAAATCATAATATGGAGTTGTAACTTGATACTTTACTACATGTCACTGACAGACTGAAGTCTATactttccataaaataaaaagatgacagttagatatcaaaacattatatatataagttttagcAGTTCATACCCGCTCATGCTTCACTTCGCAACAACAAATACGTAGTAAAAAATTTCCTGTTGATGAAATGGATCTAGAAAATGACATTTTCCAGTTTAACTTTGGATATCAACTAATGCCAGTTTATTGGCCCCACTAAAGCCAagcaataatatatgtatacataacccATTTTTAAATGAAGGAGAATTATGTAAAGCCTATAAAGCTTCAACTTACatcatattagtaaataaaacatCTTTAACTAACTAGAACagataaactaaacaaaaaacttagcaaatgtaatttttcaaTTACAATCCAGACTGCACACATATAGATAAGTAtgaataccaataaaaaaaagaaaaaaaaaggccttacCTCCTTTTTGTTCAATGACTTTGACACATTTGTCACCTGGATCTGGACAATTATAACTCCAATAATACCGCCAATCAAAGTCATACATTCCACATCCAGGATGAGATCCAACACATCGTAACACACAAACTTAAACCTGGAAAAGTGACATAGGTACACTTCTGCAATTCAGACAACTCTTTCATTATAGGTATAATGTATACTCTAAGCCTGAAATTAAACAAAATGTAACTAATTActttaaaacaaagtaaaagcGCTAATTCAACATGCTTGGTCTTCTAATATAAActtgaatatatttaaaaaaaaaaaaatttgtttactaATTATGAAAATTCTTGGGTCTTTCTCTCTTGTAAGTCTGCTACTTTTTattaaagcctacagtgcaccttgtAAGACACAGTTTGGTGGTACTAACCCCTACAGGGGCTACAGAATGGTTTTCCTTCCTTGGGTTGTTCAGGATATCATTATACATAAAGTTAATTACTGGAAACCACTAGTTTTTGTATCTCTCACCAAACCAAAGGCTTCCCAATCtggtatttctttattgttaGACTTAGGGGAGTGTGTAATGGATTATCCACCAATTcagttgggaatgaatgtaaagtttaaaaaatatatgcatgtagCCAATGTAGATGGAAAGGGTCACATGGTTTGGCTTAGGCTACTCTTTAATGTAATAAGCATTTCAAAAAGAATACAACCTAACCAGACCTActattaccttaccttacctaggATACGGTGCCCTTGCCTGGCAAGGGTGGAGGTAAAAGGCCTCCCCCTCAAGTAAGTTGTTACCCCTATATCTGCATGCTACCCAAATACAGTACTATACTATTTCAAACTCTATGTGATTACCTGTTTAAAAATAAACCTTACAGAGCTATGATCTGTAACATTGTTATGGTCTGTAACATTTTATTTAGCCTAGTGCTAGCCTAACCCACAAGAAATACATTCAAGTTTATAACTCAGTTGCACATTTTACTATTTACCATNNNNNNNNNNNNNNNNNNNNNNNNNNNNNNNNNNNNNNNNNNNNNNNNNNNNNNNNNNNNNNNNNNNNNNNNNNNNNNNNNNNNNNNNNNNNNNNNNNNNNNNNNNNNNNNNNNNNNNNNNNNNNNNNNNNNNNNNNNNNNNNNNNNNNNNNNNNNNNNNNNNNNNNNNNNNNNNNNNNNNNNNNNNNNNNNNNNNNNNNNNNNNNNNNNNNNNNNNNNNNNNNNNNNNNNNNNNNNNNNNNNNNNNNNNNNNNNNNNNNNNNNNNNNNNNNNNNNNNNNNNNNNNNNNNNNNNNNNNNNNNNNNNNNNNNNNNNNNNNNNNNNNNNNNNNNNNNNNNNNNNNNNNNNNNNNNNNNNNNNNNNNNNNNNNNNNNNNNNNNNNNNNNNNNNNNNNNNNNNNNNNNNNNNNNNNNNNNNNNNNNNNNNNNNNNNNNNNNNNNNNNNNNNNNNNNNNNNNNNNNNNNNNNNNNNNNNNNNNNNNNNNNNNNNNNNNNNNNNNNTCCTTCCTGATTCCCTCATTTAACTAACACAGTTGCGAgcacaataactttttttttttttatttgatcagctattctgtttctatttttgtatttattacatattgttacgaagttTTGTTTAGCTCCGTCCACGGGAGTCTCTTACTTGATCCCctagtatttattatattaaccATTTCTCGTGAGAGTTTACTGTCATtaaacagaatatttttttctagtcatATGCAGGCAACAGGTTATATGTCAGATTCTTCTAGGCGTCCCCAATAGAATATGGTGTACGCACTGCATTGCAATATAGGATCTTCTTCCGCTGTCCAAGGCCCCTCTTTCTTCCAGTTGTTGCTCTCTATTTCTCATCCTTGTTTTATCTCCTTCTTTCATCCTTCTTGGTATTCTTTCACCTGTTTCCATCTCTTCTAAAAGATGGTTACATCTCTTAATGTTCCTACCCTCTTTTACTGTTAACTCACCTATTTCTTCTATGTTCTTCATAAACTGCGGTCATCCACACTGTTTCCTCTGTCTTTTGCGgcctttttaatatttcattgatGTTCTTCATTGTGGTACCGCACAGTACTGAATGCAGAACTAAtcctttctaattattttttcttagcaGTAATTTATTGCAGCGTTTTGCCATAACTGGATTATTTGCTAATTTCtgattttctcattactttcttCTTTTGTACCTTAATTAGCATATTTCTGTTGTTGCCTACCATTATTtcgaatatattttccttttcgttttatttttgctTCTGTCTCCTCTAAACCTGCCCAATGTTATGTAGTACTAAAGTATTACTTTTAACTATCCCTTCTGTAATTTTATATGCTATCATCCTCCATGCGTTACTGTGTATTTATCAGTATCTCCACTTCCTATGTCTTGCTCAATTAATTCATAAATTTCGGGTGATACTTCAATTGCATTTACGTAGGTGTCTTCTACTGtattatattctttcatttttttcgttaGATCGTCGCTTTCTAAGCTCATACTGCTTAGTGGTCATGACTGGCTTATAGTAGTAGTATCGAGGTCTAGTCAGTGTAAGGGCTCCATAGAGAACCTCATGCACTTCCTTATTACTTTATATACCGACAGTTGATCGAACACTAAATTACCATAAAGATATTGCTCAGAACCTATTTCCATCTGTAGCTCCCTATTAGTAGTATTTTCTTATGTGCTGTTTCAAAGTCAGTTATGTTAAACACCGTGCCTTTAGATTATACTGTCTCTATTATATCTAAATACATGTAGTTCtatttatcatcatttatttttagataagTATTTGCTCAAATACAATAATTTTAACAGGATATGGTTATTTTGGAAGTTCTTCCTGATTTTATTGGTTAGTTACATAAATGTCTAAAGGACATTGTTTACTTATTTCTAATTAATCAGTGCTTCCCTTCATCAGTTGAATAGCTAAATGCTACTTTATAAGTGGAAGATGTAATAGATATCTAAAAGTACATTTTTACTGTTTCCTATCAACAATTTATggatcatataaaaaataagattttgttttgtaccatttttatcgtttttacataaaatttttcctttaatggGTTAGCTGTAAAATGGGGGTTTTCTTCTGCCTTCTGTCTTGCAAACTTTCTCCCCGAATTTCCATTAGATCTAGATCTTAGATCTTCACAAGTGAATTTTCTATGTGATTTTTCTTGGCCCTCACCGCAATTTTTCCATATCTACAACTTTTCAGGCTAACTACTCAACATATCTTATCACATATCCAAAACGTTCCAAGCCTATTATCCAGCCTTCGGACACCCTATCTCTCTGCAACTTCCTCAGCAGTAGTATAATCTTTCCATTACCATTAAGCTATGAAACTTAGCACAATGTAGTCACACctcttcaaattcttttccatttctttcattttcataattttttttttaatcttcgtgTATTTACTTATGGGACACACTTTTTCCCAAAGTCTACAATCTCTTCCAACTTCATGCAACCAGCTGCCATTCTTATTCCTACAGGAATTTTGATTCCtgctttaaaattaaatatatattaaaggtaaaGGAAATTTCCATTTTGCTCAAGACTTTCCATGCACTGTAACAAAGTTCCTCCTTCCCGTTTCCTTATCTTATAAATTTTGAGCATTAAAAATCTATTGCTTCATTTACATCTTGCAATAATTCAGAGTATCTCTTGTGATGCCGTCTGTTACCTTCAGTATAACACGTATGTGTATAACCCTACATCCCAATACCCGCAGCAGCCATGAGGACTTTAATCAATAGTGATTTAATTCTGCTTGCTTTCACCACAAGTTTTTTCTTTACAATAACTTTGAAGCATATCTT carries:
- the LOC135222861 gene encoding uncharacterized protein LOC135222861; translated protein: MYDFDWRYYWSYNCPDPGDKCVKVIEQKGAELMVIRDCLSYLEGHRRDIPADRYEGCRPAAADPQLGHYIFPSVDEIDHRRKHYKNVTFCFCDFDERCNSASTSTVSVAFLLLSVGVLFFSLCSY